In Centropristis striata isolate RG_2023a ecotype Rhode Island chromosome 1, C.striata_1.0, whole genome shotgun sequence, one DNA window encodes the following:
- the rbm47 gene encoding RNA-binding protein 47 isoform X1, producing the protein MTAEDPASSSTMSNNAAPTKPSQSAGASHHSLHGQINVPEGVAGAPNEAALVSLMERTGYSMVQENGQRKYGPPPGWNAASPPRGCEIFVGKIPRDVYEDELVPVFESVGRIYEMRLMMDFDGKNRGYAFVMYTEKHEAKRAVRELNNYEVRPGRLLGVCSSVDNCRLFIGGIPKTKKREEILEEVSKVTEGVLDVIVYASAADKMKNRGFAFVEYESHRAAAMARRKLMPGRIQLWGHQIAVDWAEPEIDVDEDVMETVKILYVRNLMMETSEEMIRQVFSQWNPGCVERVKKIRDYAFVHFTSRDDAVMAMDHLNGTEVEGSCIEVTLAKPVDKEQYSRQKASKGATATPEPTQQNYVYQCDPYTLAYYGYPYNTLIGPNRDYFVKGSPMIQNNAGTVRGRGRAAASNRTPGPRGSYLGGYSAGRGIYSRYHEGKAKQPEKPYELMPSLELAASVNPVGIKPGTMALPTLAGQYPVFSAAPTAKMMEEGKVHTVEHLINPLAMQHPEHTTATAAATVLPAVSTPPPFQGRPITPVYAMAHNVQRIPTAGGLYGTGYVPIANYAANTAALAALQKNAAVAAAAYGGYTGYAVPQAFPATAFQLPIHDVYQTY; encoded by the exons ATGACAGCCGAAGATCCTGCTTCCTCATCGACCATGAGCAACAACGCTGCCCCCACCAAACCCTCCCAGTCTGCTGGTGCCTCCCACCACTCTCTTCACGGACAGATCAACGTCCCTGAGGGAGTCGCAGGTGCTCCCAATGAGGCCGCTCTGGTATCCCTGATGGAGCGCACTGGGTACAGTATGGTCCAGGAAAATGGTCAGCGTAAATATGGCCCACCTCCTGGTTGGAACGCTGCATCTCCACCACGGGGATGTGAAATCTTTGTGGGCAAGATCCCACGGGACGTTTATGAGGATGAGCTGGTCCCAGTGTTTGAGTCCGTAGGACGCATCTACGAGATGCGACTGATGATGGACTTTGACGGGAAGAACAGAGGGTACGCATTTGTGATGTACACGGAGAAACACGAGGCCAAGCGGGCTGTACGTGAGCTCAACAACTACGAAGTGCGGCCCGGGCGGCTGCTGGGGGTCTGCTCCTCTGTGGACAACTGCCGCCTTTTCATTGGTGGCATCCCCAAGACCAAAAAGCGTGAGGAGATCCTGGAGGAGGTCTCCAAGGTGACAGAAGGGGTACTAGATGTGATAGTTTATGCCAGCGCCGCAGACAAGATGAAGAACAGAGGCTTTGCCTTTGTAGAGTATGAGTCGCACCGTGCCGCCGCCATGGCTCGCAGGAAGTTGATGCCTGGACGTATTCAGCTTTGGGGCCACCAGATCGCGGTGGACTGGGCTGAACCTGAGATTGATGTGGACGAAGATGTTATGGAGACAGTGAAGATCCTCTACGTCAGGAATCTTATGATGGAGACCAGTGAGGAGATGATCAGACAG GTGTTCAGCCAGTGGAATCCTGGATGTGTTGAACGTGTGAAAAAAATTCGTGACTACGCCTTCGTCCACTTTACCTCCCGGGACGATGCCGTCATGGCCATGGACCACCTCAACGGCACAGAGGTGGAAGGGTCCTGCATCGAGGTGACGCTTGCCAAGCCAGTTGATAAAGAGCAGTACTCACGGCAGAAGGCCTCCAAGGGAGCTACTGCCACTCCAGAGCCGACTCAGCAGAACTACGTCTACCAGTGTGATCCCTACACATTGGCCTACTATGGTTATCCCTACAACACCCTCATCGGACCCAACAGGGATTACTTCGTCAAAG GATCCCCAATGATACAGAACAATG CAGGTACTGTGCGAGGTCGTGGTCGTGCTGCTGCAAGTAACCGTACCCCCGGACCTCGGGGGTCGTACCTGGGGGGTTACTCTGCTGGTCGTGGCATCTACAGCCGCTACCATGAGGGCAAGGCCAAGCAGCCCGAAAAGCCCTATGAGCTGATGCCCAGTCTGGAGCTTGCTGCCTCCGTCAACCCCGTTGGCATCAAACCTGGCACAA TGGCATTGCCGACTCTGGCCGGGCAGTACCCGGTGTTCAGCGCGGCTCCTACAGCCAAGATGATGGAGGAGGGGAAGGTGCACACGGTGGAGCACCTCATCAACCCTCTTGCCATGCAACACCCTGAACACACCACCGCTACTGCTGCTGCCACCGTCCTACCTGCGGTCTCCACCCCTCCACCTTTTCAG GGCCGTCCCATCACTCCTGTCTATGCCATGGCCCACAATGTACAGCGCATCCCAACAGCCGGCGGCCTGTATGGCACTGGATACGTCCCCATCGCAAACTACGCAGCCAACACAGCAGCTCTGGCCGCTCTGCAGAAGAACGCAGCGGTGGCGGCTGCAGCTTACGGCGGATACACAGGCTATGCGGTGCCACAGGCCTTCCCCGCCACGGCCTTCCAGCTGCCTATCCACGACGTCTACCAGACGTATTGA
- the rbm47 gene encoding RNA-binding protein 47 isoform X4: MTAEDPASSSTMSNNAAPTKPSQSAGASHHSLHGQINVPEGVAGAPNEAALVSLMERTGYSMVQENGQRKYGPPPGWNAASPPRGCEIFVGKIPRDVYEDELVPVFESVGRIYEMRLMMDFDGKNRGYAFVMYTEKHEAKRAVRELNNYEVRPGRLLGVCSSVDNCRLFIGGIPKTKKREEILEEVSKVTEGVLDVIVYASAADKMKNRGFAFVEYESHRAAAMARRKLMPGRIQLWGHQIAVDWAEPEIDVDEDVMETVKILYVRNLMMETSEEMIRQVFSQWNPGCVERVKKIRDYAFVHFTSRDDAVMAMDHLNGTEVEGSCIEVTLAKPVDKEQYSRQKASKGATATPEPTQQNYVYQCDPYTLAYYGYPYNTLIGPNRDYFVKGSPMIQNNVALPTLAGQYPVFSAAPTAKMMEEGKVHTVEHLINPLAMQHPEHTTATAAATVLPAVSTPPPFQGRPITPVYAMAHNVQRIPTAGGLYGTGYVPIANYAANTAALAALQKNAAVAAAAYGGYTGYAVPQAFPATAFQLPIHDVYQTY; this comes from the exons ATGACAGCCGAAGATCCTGCTTCCTCATCGACCATGAGCAACAACGCTGCCCCCACCAAACCCTCCCAGTCTGCTGGTGCCTCCCACCACTCTCTTCACGGACAGATCAACGTCCCTGAGGGAGTCGCAGGTGCTCCCAATGAGGCCGCTCTGGTATCCCTGATGGAGCGCACTGGGTACAGTATGGTCCAGGAAAATGGTCAGCGTAAATATGGCCCACCTCCTGGTTGGAACGCTGCATCTCCACCACGGGGATGTGAAATCTTTGTGGGCAAGATCCCACGGGACGTTTATGAGGATGAGCTGGTCCCAGTGTTTGAGTCCGTAGGACGCATCTACGAGATGCGACTGATGATGGACTTTGACGGGAAGAACAGAGGGTACGCATTTGTGATGTACACGGAGAAACACGAGGCCAAGCGGGCTGTACGTGAGCTCAACAACTACGAAGTGCGGCCCGGGCGGCTGCTGGGGGTCTGCTCCTCTGTGGACAACTGCCGCCTTTTCATTGGTGGCATCCCCAAGACCAAAAAGCGTGAGGAGATCCTGGAGGAGGTCTCCAAGGTGACAGAAGGGGTACTAGATGTGATAGTTTATGCCAGCGCCGCAGACAAGATGAAGAACAGAGGCTTTGCCTTTGTAGAGTATGAGTCGCACCGTGCCGCCGCCATGGCTCGCAGGAAGTTGATGCCTGGACGTATTCAGCTTTGGGGCCACCAGATCGCGGTGGACTGGGCTGAACCTGAGATTGATGTGGACGAAGATGTTATGGAGACAGTGAAGATCCTCTACGTCAGGAATCTTATGATGGAGACCAGTGAGGAGATGATCAGACAG GTGTTCAGCCAGTGGAATCCTGGATGTGTTGAACGTGTGAAAAAAATTCGTGACTACGCCTTCGTCCACTTTACCTCCCGGGACGATGCCGTCATGGCCATGGACCACCTCAACGGCACAGAGGTGGAAGGGTCCTGCATCGAGGTGACGCTTGCCAAGCCAGTTGATAAAGAGCAGTACTCACGGCAGAAGGCCTCCAAGGGAGCTACTGCCACTCCAGAGCCGACTCAGCAGAACTACGTCTACCAGTGTGATCCCTACACATTGGCCTACTATGGTTATCCCTACAACACCCTCATCGGACCCAACAGGGATTACTTCGTCAAAG GATCCCCAATGATACAGAACAATG TGGCATTGCCGACTCTGGCCGGGCAGTACCCGGTGTTCAGCGCGGCTCCTACAGCCAAGATGATGGAGGAGGGGAAGGTGCACACGGTGGAGCACCTCATCAACCCTCTTGCCATGCAACACCCTGAACACACCACCGCTACTGCTGCTGCCACCGTCCTACCTGCGGTCTCCACCCCTCCACCTTTTCAG GGCCGTCCCATCACTCCTGTCTATGCCATGGCCCACAATGTACAGCGCATCCCAACAGCCGGCGGCCTGTATGGCACTGGATACGTCCCCATCGCAAACTACGCAGCCAACACAGCAGCTCTGGCCGCTCTGCAGAAGAACGCAGCGGTGGCGGCTGCAGCTTACGGCGGATACACAGGCTATGCGGTGCCACAGGCCTTCCCCGCCACGGCCTTCCAGCTGCCTATCCACGACGTCTACCAGACGTATTGA
- the rbm47 gene encoding RNA-binding protein 47 isoform X5, producing the protein MTAEDPASSSTMSNNAAPTKPSQSAGASHHSLHGQINVPEGVAGAPNEAALVSLMERTGYSMVQENGQRKYGPPPGWNAASPPRGCEIFVGKIPRDVYEDELVPVFESVGRIYEMRLMMDFDGKNRGYAFVMYTEKHEAKRAVRELNNYEVRPGRLLGVCSSVDNCRLFIGGIPKTKKREEILEEVSKVTEGVLDVIVYASAADKMKNRGFAFVEYESHRAAAMARRKLMPGRIQLWGHQIAVDWAEPEIDVDEDVMETVKILYVRNLMMETSEEMIRQVFSQWNPGCVERVKKIRDYAFVHFTSRDDAVMAMDHLNGTEVEGSCIEVTLAKPVDKEQYSRQKASKGATATPEPTQQNYVYQCDPYTLAYYGYPYNTLIGPNRDYFVKVALPTLAGQYPVFSAAPTAKMMEEGKVHTVEHLINPLAMQHPEHTTATAAATVLPAVSTPPPFQGRPITPVYAMAHNVQRIPTAGGLYGTGYVPIANYAANTAALAALQKNAAVAAAAYGGYTGYAVPQAFPATAFQLPIHDVYQTY; encoded by the exons ATGACAGCCGAAGATCCTGCTTCCTCATCGACCATGAGCAACAACGCTGCCCCCACCAAACCCTCCCAGTCTGCTGGTGCCTCCCACCACTCTCTTCACGGACAGATCAACGTCCCTGAGGGAGTCGCAGGTGCTCCCAATGAGGCCGCTCTGGTATCCCTGATGGAGCGCACTGGGTACAGTATGGTCCAGGAAAATGGTCAGCGTAAATATGGCCCACCTCCTGGTTGGAACGCTGCATCTCCACCACGGGGATGTGAAATCTTTGTGGGCAAGATCCCACGGGACGTTTATGAGGATGAGCTGGTCCCAGTGTTTGAGTCCGTAGGACGCATCTACGAGATGCGACTGATGATGGACTTTGACGGGAAGAACAGAGGGTACGCATTTGTGATGTACACGGAGAAACACGAGGCCAAGCGGGCTGTACGTGAGCTCAACAACTACGAAGTGCGGCCCGGGCGGCTGCTGGGGGTCTGCTCCTCTGTGGACAACTGCCGCCTTTTCATTGGTGGCATCCCCAAGACCAAAAAGCGTGAGGAGATCCTGGAGGAGGTCTCCAAGGTGACAGAAGGGGTACTAGATGTGATAGTTTATGCCAGCGCCGCAGACAAGATGAAGAACAGAGGCTTTGCCTTTGTAGAGTATGAGTCGCACCGTGCCGCCGCCATGGCTCGCAGGAAGTTGATGCCTGGACGTATTCAGCTTTGGGGCCACCAGATCGCGGTGGACTGGGCTGAACCTGAGATTGATGTGGACGAAGATGTTATGGAGACAGTGAAGATCCTCTACGTCAGGAATCTTATGATGGAGACCAGTGAGGAGATGATCAGACAG GTGTTCAGCCAGTGGAATCCTGGATGTGTTGAACGTGTGAAAAAAATTCGTGACTACGCCTTCGTCCACTTTACCTCCCGGGACGATGCCGTCATGGCCATGGACCACCTCAACGGCACAGAGGTGGAAGGGTCCTGCATCGAGGTGACGCTTGCCAAGCCAGTTGATAAAGAGCAGTACTCACGGCAGAAGGCCTCCAAGGGAGCTACTGCCACTCCAGAGCCGACTCAGCAGAACTACGTCTACCAGTGTGATCCCTACACATTGGCCTACTATGGTTATCCCTACAACACCCTCATCGGACCCAACAGGGATTACTTCGTCAAAG TGGCATTGCCGACTCTGGCCGGGCAGTACCCGGTGTTCAGCGCGGCTCCTACAGCCAAGATGATGGAGGAGGGGAAGGTGCACACGGTGGAGCACCTCATCAACCCTCTTGCCATGCAACACCCTGAACACACCACCGCTACTGCTGCTGCCACCGTCCTACCTGCGGTCTCCACCCCTCCACCTTTTCAG GGCCGTCCCATCACTCCTGTCTATGCCATGGCCCACAATGTACAGCGCATCCCAACAGCCGGCGGCCTGTATGGCACTGGATACGTCCCCATCGCAAACTACGCAGCCAACACAGCAGCTCTGGCCGCTCTGCAGAAGAACGCAGCGGTGGCGGCTGCAGCTTACGGCGGATACACAGGCTATGCGGTGCCACAGGCCTTCCCCGCCACGGCCTTCCAGCTGCCTATCCACGACGTCTACCAGACGTATTGA
- the rbm47 gene encoding RNA-binding protein 47 isoform X3 has translation MTAEDPASSSTMSNNAAPTKPSQSAGASHHSLHGQINVPEGVAGAPNEAALVSLMERTGYSMVQENGQRKYGPPPGWNAASPPRGCEIFVGKIPRDVYEDELVPVFESVGRIYEMRLMMDFDGKNRGYAFVMYTEKHEAKRAVRELNNYEVRPGRLLGVCSSVDNCRLFIGGIPKTKKREEILEEVSKVTEGVLDVIVYASAADKMKNRGFAFVEYESHRAAAMARRKLMPGRIQLWGHQIAVDWAEPEIDVDEDVMETVKILYVRNLMMETSEEMIRQVFSQWNPGCVERVKKIRDYAFVHFTSRDDAVMAMDHLNGTEVEGSCIEVTLAKPVDKEQYSRQKASKGATATPEPTQQNYVYQCDPYTLAYYGYPYNTLIGPNRDYFVKGTVRGRGRAAASNRTPGPRGSYLGGYSAGRGIYSRYHEGKAKQPEKPYELMPSLELAASVNPVGIKPGTMALPTLAGQYPVFSAAPTAKMMEEGKVHTVEHLINPLAMQHPEHTTATAAATVLPAVSTPPPFQGRPITPVYAMAHNVQRIPTAGGLYGTGYVPIANYAANTAALAALQKNAAVAAAAYGGYTGYAVPQAFPATAFQLPIHDVYQTY, from the exons ATGACAGCCGAAGATCCTGCTTCCTCATCGACCATGAGCAACAACGCTGCCCCCACCAAACCCTCCCAGTCTGCTGGTGCCTCCCACCACTCTCTTCACGGACAGATCAACGTCCCTGAGGGAGTCGCAGGTGCTCCCAATGAGGCCGCTCTGGTATCCCTGATGGAGCGCACTGGGTACAGTATGGTCCAGGAAAATGGTCAGCGTAAATATGGCCCACCTCCTGGTTGGAACGCTGCATCTCCACCACGGGGATGTGAAATCTTTGTGGGCAAGATCCCACGGGACGTTTATGAGGATGAGCTGGTCCCAGTGTTTGAGTCCGTAGGACGCATCTACGAGATGCGACTGATGATGGACTTTGACGGGAAGAACAGAGGGTACGCATTTGTGATGTACACGGAGAAACACGAGGCCAAGCGGGCTGTACGTGAGCTCAACAACTACGAAGTGCGGCCCGGGCGGCTGCTGGGGGTCTGCTCCTCTGTGGACAACTGCCGCCTTTTCATTGGTGGCATCCCCAAGACCAAAAAGCGTGAGGAGATCCTGGAGGAGGTCTCCAAGGTGACAGAAGGGGTACTAGATGTGATAGTTTATGCCAGCGCCGCAGACAAGATGAAGAACAGAGGCTTTGCCTTTGTAGAGTATGAGTCGCACCGTGCCGCCGCCATGGCTCGCAGGAAGTTGATGCCTGGACGTATTCAGCTTTGGGGCCACCAGATCGCGGTGGACTGGGCTGAACCTGAGATTGATGTGGACGAAGATGTTATGGAGACAGTGAAGATCCTCTACGTCAGGAATCTTATGATGGAGACCAGTGAGGAGATGATCAGACAG GTGTTCAGCCAGTGGAATCCTGGATGTGTTGAACGTGTGAAAAAAATTCGTGACTACGCCTTCGTCCACTTTACCTCCCGGGACGATGCCGTCATGGCCATGGACCACCTCAACGGCACAGAGGTGGAAGGGTCCTGCATCGAGGTGACGCTTGCCAAGCCAGTTGATAAAGAGCAGTACTCACGGCAGAAGGCCTCCAAGGGAGCTACTGCCACTCCAGAGCCGACTCAGCAGAACTACGTCTACCAGTGTGATCCCTACACATTGGCCTACTATGGTTATCCCTACAACACCCTCATCGGACCCAACAGGGATTACTTCGTCAAAG GTACTGTGCGAGGTCGTGGTCGTGCTGCTGCAAGTAACCGTACCCCCGGACCTCGGGGGTCGTACCTGGGGGGTTACTCTGCTGGTCGTGGCATCTACAGCCGCTACCATGAGGGCAAGGCCAAGCAGCCCGAAAAGCCCTATGAGCTGATGCCCAGTCTGGAGCTTGCTGCCTCCGTCAACCCCGTTGGCATCAAACCTGGCACAA TGGCATTGCCGACTCTGGCCGGGCAGTACCCGGTGTTCAGCGCGGCTCCTACAGCCAAGATGATGGAGGAGGGGAAGGTGCACACGGTGGAGCACCTCATCAACCCTCTTGCCATGCAACACCCTGAACACACCACCGCTACTGCTGCTGCCACCGTCCTACCTGCGGTCTCCACCCCTCCACCTTTTCAG GGCCGTCCCATCACTCCTGTCTATGCCATGGCCCACAATGTACAGCGCATCCCAACAGCCGGCGGCCTGTATGGCACTGGATACGTCCCCATCGCAAACTACGCAGCCAACACAGCAGCTCTGGCCGCTCTGCAGAAGAACGCAGCGGTGGCGGCTGCAGCTTACGGCGGATACACAGGCTATGCGGTGCCACAGGCCTTCCCCGCCACGGCCTTCCAGCTGCCTATCCACGACGTCTACCAGACGTATTGA
- the rbm47 gene encoding RNA-binding protein 47 isoform X2, translated as MTAEDPASSSTMSNNAAPTKPSQSAGASHHSLHGQINVPEGVAGAPNEAALVSLMERTGYSMVQENGQRKYGPPPGWNAASPPRGCEIFVGKIPRDVYEDELVPVFESVGRIYEMRLMMDFDGKNRGYAFVMYTEKHEAKRAVRELNNYEVRPGRLLGVCSSVDNCRLFIGGIPKTKKREEILEEVSKVTEGVLDVIVYASAADKMKNRGFAFVEYESHRAAAMARRKLMPGRIQLWGHQIAVDWAEPEIDVDEDVMETVKILYVRNLMMETSEEMIRQVFSQWNPGCVERVKKIRDYAFVHFTSRDDAVMAMDHLNGTEVEGSCIEVTLAKPVDKEQYSRQKASKGATATPEPTQQNYVYQCDPYTLAYYGYPYNTLIGPNRDYFVKAGTVRGRGRAAASNRTPGPRGSYLGGYSAGRGIYSRYHEGKAKQPEKPYELMPSLELAASVNPVGIKPGTMALPTLAGQYPVFSAAPTAKMMEEGKVHTVEHLINPLAMQHPEHTTATAAATVLPAVSTPPPFQGRPITPVYAMAHNVQRIPTAGGLYGTGYVPIANYAANTAALAALQKNAAVAAAAYGGYTGYAVPQAFPATAFQLPIHDVYQTY; from the exons ATGACAGCCGAAGATCCTGCTTCCTCATCGACCATGAGCAACAACGCTGCCCCCACCAAACCCTCCCAGTCTGCTGGTGCCTCCCACCACTCTCTTCACGGACAGATCAACGTCCCTGAGGGAGTCGCAGGTGCTCCCAATGAGGCCGCTCTGGTATCCCTGATGGAGCGCACTGGGTACAGTATGGTCCAGGAAAATGGTCAGCGTAAATATGGCCCACCTCCTGGTTGGAACGCTGCATCTCCACCACGGGGATGTGAAATCTTTGTGGGCAAGATCCCACGGGACGTTTATGAGGATGAGCTGGTCCCAGTGTTTGAGTCCGTAGGACGCATCTACGAGATGCGACTGATGATGGACTTTGACGGGAAGAACAGAGGGTACGCATTTGTGATGTACACGGAGAAACACGAGGCCAAGCGGGCTGTACGTGAGCTCAACAACTACGAAGTGCGGCCCGGGCGGCTGCTGGGGGTCTGCTCCTCTGTGGACAACTGCCGCCTTTTCATTGGTGGCATCCCCAAGACCAAAAAGCGTGAGGAGATCCTGGAGGAGGTCTCCAAGGTGACAGAAGGGGTACTAGATGTGATAGTTTATGCCAGCGCCGCAGACAAGATGAAGAACAGAGGCTTTGCCTTTGTAGAGTATGAGTCGCACCGTGCCGCCGCCATGGCTCGCAGGAAGTTGATGCCTGGACGTATTCAGCTTTGGGGCCACCAGATCGCGGTGGACTGGGCTGAACCTGAGATTGATGTGGACGAAGATGTTATGGAGACAGTGAAGATCCTCTACGTCAGGAATCTTATGATGGAGACCAGTGAGGAGATGATCAGACAG GTGTTCAGCCAGTGGAATCCTGGATGTGTTGAACGTGTGAAAAAAATTCGTGACTACGCCTTCGTCCACTTTACCTCCCGGGACGATGCCGTCATGGCCATGGACCACCTCAACGGCACAGAGGTGGAAGGGTCCTGCATCGAGGTGACGCTTGCCAAGCCAGTTGATAAAGAGCAGTACTCACGGCAGAAGGCCTCCAAGGGAGCTACTGCCACTCCAGAGCCGACTCAGCAGAACTACGTCTACCAGTGTGATCCCTACACATTGGCCTACTATGGTTATCCCTACAACACCCTCATCGGACCCAACAGGGATTACTTCGTCAAAG CAGGTACTGTGCGAGGTCGTGGTCGTGCTGCTGCAAGTAACCGTACCCCCGGACCTCGGGGGTCGTACCTGGGGGGTTACTCTGCTGGTCGTGGCATCTACAGCCGCTACCATGAGGGCAAGGCCAAGCAGCCCGAAAAGCCCTATGAGCTGATGCCCAGTCTGGAGCTTGCTGCCTCCGTCAACCCCGTTGGCATCAAACCTGGCACAA TGGCATTGCCGACTCTGGCCGGGCAGTACCCGGTGTTCAGCGCGGCTCCTACAGCCAAGATGATGGAGGAGGGGAAGGTGCACACGGTGGAGCACCTCATCAACCCTCTTGCCATGCAACACCCTGAACACACCACCGCTACTGCTGCTGCCACCGTCCTACCTGCGGTCTCCACCCCTCCACCTTTTCAG GGCCGTCCCATCACTCCTGTCTATGCCATGGCCCACAATGTACAGCGCATCCCAACAGCCGGCGGCCTGTATGGCACTGGATACGTCCCCATCGCAAACTACGCAGCCAACACAGCAGCTCTGGCCGCTCTGCAGAAGAACGCAGCGGTGGCGGCTGCAGCTTACGGCGGATACACAGGCTATGCGGTGCCACAGGCCTTCCCCGCCACGGCCTTCCAGCTGCCTATCCACGACGTCTACCAGACGTATTGA